AAAGTGAGGCGCGAGAGTTTTGCGATTTTTTCCACATCATTTAAGCTTAAAGCCATAAAAAATCCTTGTCTGATAGCAATGCCTCTTGGGTTTGGGGTATCATTGCATTTCGTCTTCTATGAAGCGAAGAATTATAACCGAAAACCAAACAGGTTGGCATGGTGTTTTAATTCAGACGGCCTTTAAAGGGTGCATTTATCCGTCTAAAACCGTGTACCTGTTTTTCTTATTTTAAATAATGCTAAACACATCCGGGCTGGGCCGGAATTTCAGGAATCCTATGTTTCGTCTTTTATCTCGTTTCCTCTCCAATGATATTGCCATCGACTTGGGCACGGCCAACACGCTGATTTTTGTACGCGGCAAAGGGATTGTTTTGGATGAGCCGTCCATGGTTGCGATTCAATCCGGCGCAGGCAATAAAAGTAAAATTATGGCAGTTGGTACGGAAGCCAAAAAAATGCAGGGCCGTGCGCCGCGCAATATTGAAATCGTCCGCCCGATGAGGGACGGCGTGATTGCTGATTTTGTGATTACCGAGCGTATGCTGGGTATGTTGATTAAAAAAGCCACTGAAGGACGATCTTTGGTTCCGCCCCGTGTGGTTATCTGTGTTCCTGGCGGCTCTACCCAAGTGGAACGTAAAGCAATTTTGGATTCGGCGTTTGCCGCCGGCGCGGCAAGCGTGCATTTGATTGAAGAGCCGATGGCCGCCGCTTTGGGCGCGGGCTTGCCGATTGAAGATGCGGCAGGTTCGATGATTGTCGATATTGGCGGCGGTACGACTGAGATCGGTATTCTTTCACTGGGCGGTATGGCCTACTCTGCTTCTGTCCGCGCAGCCGGCGATGAATTCGATAAAAGCATCATCCATTACCTGCGCCGACATCGCGGCGTCTTGATCGGCGAAGCGACGGCAGAGGAATTGAAGAAACAAATCGGCTCGGCCTCGGGCTTTGAAACCGAAACAGCCATGCGCATTAAAGGCCGCGACCTGGCCGAAGGTACGCCTAAATCCTTGGCGGTTACGTCAAATGAAATCCGTGAAGCATTGAGTGAAACGGTAAATCAAATCATCCGCGCCGTCCGTCTGGCTTTGGAACAAGCTCCGCCCGAACTGGCCGGCGACATAGCCGACCGCGGCATTATGCTGACCGGCGGCGGCGCACTTCTGCACGGTATCGATACCGTCTTGGCCGATGCAACCGGTCTGCCCGTCGGCATTGCCGACCAGCCTCTGAACTGTGTCGCCTATGGTGCCGGTAAGGCTTTGGACTATATCGGCAAATGGGATACCGTGTTTACGGAAAACCCATAAGGTAGATGGTTATGGAACGCTCTTCTTTGCGCTTTGACGAGGCAAAAGGCCCTAAGCTGTTGCCTCGTTTTGTCGTTTATATCACTCTGGCTGCCGGCCTGATGGTGGCCGATTACCGCTTTTCATTGATGCAGCCGGTGCGTGCGGCAGTAATGCCCATGCTCTACCCTGTTCAATGGCTGGCGAATCAACCTGTTCAACTTTATCAATATTTTGCCGACCTCTCCCAGTCCAAATCCGAGCTCTTGGAACAGAACCGCCAGCTTTTAGAAGAAAATGGCCGTCTGAAAATCGATTTGCAGCGGGATAAAGTCAATACCGATGAATTGCGCGAATTGAAAAAACTGTATGGTTTGCAACAAAAAGGCATTCACAACGTTATCGGTGCGGAAGTCATTTCCAATGGCAAAGATCCGCTTTCCGAAAGACTGATTATCGGCAAGGGCAGCCAAGACGGTTTGAAAGTTGGCGATGCAGTCATCGATCAAAGCGGTTTGATTGGCCTGTTGACACAAGTTCACACACAAAGCGCGGAAATTGAACTGATCTCAAGTGGACAAAGCATTGTCCCCGTAGCCGTCAGCCGCACCGGTGAACGCAATTTGGCATACGGCAATGGCAACGGTTTGGATTTGCGCTATTTTCCAACCGGCTCAGACTTGAAACCCGGCGATATTCTGCTGACTTCCGGCCTGGATGGTACTTATCCGGCGGGGATTCCCGTTGCAACCGTCAGCAAGGTTGTCCGCGCATCGGGAACACCTTATTACGATACGCAACTGACGCCTTTGGCCGCTTTACGCAGCAGCCGTTTTGTCTTGGTACTTTCTTCCGGCCCTTCTTCCCCACGCTGATTTCATGA
This genomic interval from Neisseria sp. Marseille-Q5346 contains the following:
- the mreC gene encoding rod shape-determining protein MreC, which codes for MERSSLRFDEAKGPKLLPRFVVYITLAAGLMVADYRFSLMQPVRAAVMPMLYPVQWLANQPVQLYQYFADLSQSKSELLEQNRQLLEENGRLKIDLQRDKVNTDELRELKKLYGLQQKGIHNVIGAEVISNGKDPLSERLIIGKGSQDGLKVGDAVIDQSGLIGLLTQVHTQSAEIELISSGQSIVPVAVSRTGERNLAYGNGNGLDLRYFPTGSDLKPGDILLTSGLDGTYPAGIPVATVSKVVRASGTPYYDTQLTPLAALRSSRFVLVLSSGPSSPR
- a CDS encoding rod shape-determining protein, with amino-acid sequence MFRLLSRFLSNDIAIDLGTANTLIFVRGKGIVLDEPSMVAIQSGAGNKSKIMAVGTEAKKMQGRAPRNIEIVRPMRDGVIADFVITERMLGMLIKKATEGRSLVPPRVVICVPGGSTQVERKAILDSAFAAGAASVHLIEEPMAAALGAGLPIEDAAGSMIVDIGGGTTEIGILSLGGMAYSASVRAAGDEFDKSIIHYLRRHRGVLIGEATAEELKKQIGSASGFETETAMRIKGRDLAEGTPKSLAVTSNEIREALSETVNQIIRAVRLALEQAPPELAGDIADRGIMLTGGGALLHGIDTVLADATGLPVGIADQPLNCVAYGAGKALDYIGKWDTVFTENP